From the genome of Populus trichocarpa isolate Nisqually-1 chromosome 15, P.trichocarpa_v4.1, whole genome shotgun sequence, one region includes:
- the LOC7453854 gene encoding remorin 1.4 isoform X1, with product MSQDYDFQDGEFATAVAAAAFVIHSHEEAEADYRRKLRGDFGKSKEKIKTTKQDSSAGSVRVKRHFSSREVVVAGETSARKPTEEDRRQQENAFPARKPSRSSSVRPMNRQPLSQVVETKADSWEKDQLRKINRRYEKMKSKILDWEKAKKMRAKLHGEKKKSELELRRARNMQHYHNKIARIDLISGRARGQLEEKRRNEELEVKEKAKHMRSKGRSPSRCFCC from the exons ATGAGTCAGGATTACGATTTCCAAGATGGTGAGTTTGCgactgctgttgctgctgctgcatttGTCATTCACTCACATGAAGAAGCTGAAGCAGACTACAGAAGAAAGCTGAGAGGGGATTTTGGTAAGTCAAAGGAAAAAATCAAGACTACGAAACAAGATTCTTCAGCTGGTTCTGTTAGAGTAAAAAGACATTTCTCTAGTAGGGAAGTGGTAGTTGCAG GTGAAACTTCAGCTAGAAAACCAACAGAAGAGGACAGAAGGCAACAAGAAAATGCTTTCCCTGCCAGAAAACCAAGTCGTTCCTCCTCTGTGAGACCAATGAACCGACAACCTTTAAGCCAAGTTGTGGAAACCAAAGCAGATTCTTGGGAGAAAGATCAGCTAAGAAAGATTAATAGAAG GTATGAGAAAATGAAATCCAAGATTCTTGATTGGGAGAAGGCAAAAAAGATGCGAGCCAAACTCCATGGGGAAAAGAAGAAG AGCGAACTGGAGCTAAGAAGGGCAAGAAACATGCAACATTACCATAACAAGATAGCGagaattgatttgatttctgGAAGAGCAAGAGGACAGTTggaggagaaaagaagaaatgaagagCTTGAGGTTAAAGAGAAGGCAAAGCACATGCGTTCCAAGGGAAGGAGTCCTTCGAGGTGTTTCTGCTGCTGA
- the LOC7453854 gene encoding remorin 1.4 isoform X2, whose amino-acid sequence MSQDYDFQDGEFATAVAAAAFVIHSHEEAEADYRRKLRGDFGETSARKPTEEDRRQQENAFPARKPSRSSSVRPMNRQPLSQVVETKADSWEKDQLRKINRRYEKMKSKILDWEKAKKMRAKLHGEKKKSELELRRARNMQHYHNKIARIDLISGRARGQLEEKRRNEELEVKEKAKHMRSKGRSPSRCFCC is encoded by the exons ATGAGTCAGGATTACGATTTCCAAGATGGTGAGTTTGCgactgctgttgctgctgctgcatttGTCATTCACTCACATGAAGAAGCTGAAGCAGACTACAGAAGAAAGCTGAGAGGGGATTTTG GTGAAACTTCAGCTAGAAAACCAACAGAAGAGGACAGAAGGCAACAAGAAAATGCTTTCCCTGCCAGAAAACCAAGTCGTTCCTCCTCTGTGAGACCAATGAACCGACAACCTTTAAGCCAAGTTGTGGAAACCAAAGCAGATTCTTGGGAGAAAGATCAGCTAAGAAAGATTAATAGAAG GTATGAGAAAATGAAATCCAAGATTCTTGATTGGGAGAAGGCAAAAAAGATGCGAGCCAAACTCCATGGGGAAAAGAAGAAG AGCGAACTGGAGCTAAGAAGGGCAAGAAACATGCAACATTACCATAACAAGATAGCGagaattgatttgatttctgGAAGAGCAAGAGGACAGTTggaggagaaaagaagaaatgaagagCTTGAGGTTAAAGAGAAGGCAAAGCACATGCGTTCCAAGGGAAGGAGTCCTTCGAGGTGTTTCTGCTGCTGA
- the LOC18105532 gene encoding uncharacterized protein LOC18105532 isoform X1 translates to MDDSGAILCQISSLKDMLDQVNEEIEANIQITREIESEIVKCTEFEADLAARESDFTKTLYFSQFEINGLLSVAYESKKSVKFLEEEICGLRKKKMEMLESMDDKREQFVMQCLEFQRGIDKGENEVVNLLSEKEFLENEIHLLDEKNNALKNLMLAFMDEIVQDLLDCNSALDVETQSRNHENEKLLKDIDVMKSMLHSSINHYNC, encoded by the exons ATGGACGATTCAGGAGCGATTCTATGTCAAATCTCTTCTCTAAAAGACATGCTCGATCAA GTAAATGAGGAAATCGAAGCTAACATTCAGATAACTCGAGAGATCGAATCAGAGATCGTCAAATGCACTGAGTTCGAGGCCGATTTGGCTGCCAGAGAATCGGACTTCACCAAGACGCTTTATTTCTCGCAATTTGAAATCAATGGATTGCTTTCTGTTGCCt ATGAGTCGAAGAAGTCTGTTAAATTCTTAGAGGAGGAGATTTGTGgtctaagaaaaaagaagatggaGATGCTTGAAAGCATGGACGACAAGCG AGAACAGTTTGTCATGCAATGCCTAGAATTTCAAAGGGGCATCGACAAAGGTGAAAATGAAGTGGTGAATTTGTTGTCAGAAAAGGAGTTTCTTGAAAATGAAATCCATCTCTTGGATGAGAAAAATAATGCTTTAAAGAATTTGATGTTGGCTTTCATGGATGAAATTGTTCAAGATCTTCTTGATTGCAACTCCG CTTTAGATGTTGAGACACAGAGTAGGAATCATGAGAATGAGAAACTGCTCAAGGATATTGATGTTATGAAGAGCATGTTGCATTCAAGTATCAATCATTATAATTGTTAG
- the LOC18105532 gene encoding uncharacterized protein LOC18105532 isoform X2: MDDSGAILCQISSLKDMLDQVNEEIEANIQITREIESEIVKCTEFEADLAARESDFTKTLYFSQFEINGLLSVAYESKKSVKFLEEEICGLRKKKMEMLESMDDKREQFVMQCLEFQRGIDKGENEVVNLLSEKEFLENEIHLLDEKNNALKNLMLAFMDEIVQDLLDCNSELL, translated from the exons ATGGACGATTCAGGAGCGATTCTATGTCAAATCTCTTCTCTAAAAGACATGCTCGATCAA GTAAATGAGGAAATCGAAGCTAACATTCAGATAACTCGAGAGATCGAATCAGAGATCGTCAAATGCACTGAGTTCGAGGCCGATTTGGCTGCCAGAGAATCGGACTTCACCAAGACGCTTTATTTCTCGCAATTTGAAATCAATGGATTGCTTTCTGTTGCCt ATGAGTCGAAGAAGTCTGTTAAATTCTTAGAGGAGGAGATTTGTGgtctaagaaaaaagaagatggaGATGCTTGAAAGCATGGACGACAAGCG AGAACAGTTTGTCATGCAATGCCTAGAATTTCAAAGGGGCATCGACAAAGGTGAAAATGAAGTGGTGAATTTGTTGTCAGAAAAGGAGTTTCTTGAAAATGAAATCCATCTCTTGGATGAGAAAAATAATGCTTTAAAGAATTTGATGTTGGCTTTCATGGATGAAATTGTTCAAGATCTTCTTGATTGCAACTCCG